The following nucleotide sequence is from Aedes aegypti strain LVP_AGWG chromosome 3, AaegL5.0 Primary Assembly, whole genome shotgun sequence.
AGCCTTCGGGCCGCGATGGGGCGAATAGGAATACTGTTcagtaaatatcaatactttttttcattttaaatgaaaaataaactcTTTTTCAAGTACATCTCAAAGAAATATCCCAAGGTAGGGacacttacgtattctcggcagcttaagccgatgccgtgcttcttttgtaattttctcggacatcagcagacaaattccgtgtttgtctatttacatttatgcgttgcctAATCCTCTATCGATACACACCGACATTAGACAGTttcactaaaaacaaaatttctgggattcaaccagtcacccctagtcatagttgcaatactaaaacaaaccaCCAGACAAATTTTTATCCAATTTgtagaagattaggaggtgcctcaaatcgaatttgtgttttttggctattttttacattcaaaaaattctaacgagaatttagaaaaacgaaaatcaaaataaataccactagttgaacgtattattagtactttacaacttttgagaacactgtatgccgattagagatggttttgacctcataaaatttatttctgttcattaaagtacctgtaaaacatacatttctttacagtttttgttctacgagattcttaacctcatgcctaatcataaaagttcaaccgtagtaCCGTGTACGCACCTAACTTTGCGCAGTTAAGAAATTCTAATCTTATTTTCTctacaaaaaatgccaaaatatgtttttaagtATTTAAATCGTTGTCAACGATTGGCCTTTAACCCTTTAGTAAGGAGCATAGTTAAAAAAGAATAATAGTGaattataaaaattgaatgaaatgtaAAAGGTGATTCAATACCGTGTGCCTAACATTGCGCATAAAATCTAGATTGTGCCAAACTTTGCGCATGATGTTCCTAACATTGCGCATGGTTTAAAATTCTCGTTTGTTCTAAATAATTTCAGTTTCTATTTTACTTATAATTTTCGCTCAAACAGGAGTTGCTTTGTAGTCCATTTTGctgcaaataataaaaaaaaaactttagttgAGGCACGTTAAAAGGAACATGCTTTACGttctttatttgatttgatattttcaaaattacaatCAAGTTCGCAGTTCATAAACGTGGCTTTTGTGTCTTAGTTTTCGGACGTTGTTTTACATAACTAGTTTTCTTCTTCCTTTTTGTTTCTCTGGCAGCTTTCTTTTCTTGGCGTTTCTGTTCTTCGTTTTCCTTATTCTGTTCCATCTCTTTGTACCATTCTCGGAACTCCTCGCTCGTAGCCACTGCAGGTGGTCGTGGACGATTTGACTTCGCACGCTTTGGTGATTTTCTTGAAACCGTTGGTATGGTGAAtgctttctcaagaaaatcctcTCGGCTGTTCATGTCTTCAGCCGGACGTGATGACTTTGACGAGCTTGCAGAAATAGTAGGCTCTAACGGAAGTTCAAGCGAGTTTTCATCAAGAGATTTTTCATTCACAATGCTGTCCAATAGTGCTGCAAAACTTCGGTTGTCTGCAGTGCGCTCATCTATAATATAATTAAAATGAATCATTTGAATGAGtgcattataaaaaatattacctTCAAGGGAAGCTTCGTCGAATCCTTGGAAAGCATCAACTAGTTCGGAAGATGTTTCGTTGGACGAACGGAATACATGATTTTTCTTGATTTGCTGCCATACGTAAAATAAGTTCGTATCCTCCGCTGGTCCTGGCCACACGGCAGCAGCTTGATGTTCCATAAACAACTTCAGCTGACCAACTTTGAGATAGTCCTCAAGAGACGAAAGTAATGCGACCTGCGCATCCTCGGGGTCACTGGAATTGTCTGTGCCATTACTTGCCGCTTCAGGATCTGCGTTGTGGACCTCCGGAAGCATCGCGTAATTTACGGCGTTCGGGTCCCAAGGCACGAGACCACATTTTCGAAAACCATTCGTTAATGTGTTCTTCAAATTTTCCATGTCATCGACAGCTTTCTTAAGCAGCGGTGTGAATTCGTGCTTGGCGATTGATTCTCCCGCATGATGAGTCCTCCATTCTATCAGCCTTTTGTTCCAACGAGCTTTGAGAGGTCTGAAAAATGCCACATCCAGAGGCTGAAGGATGTGGGTTGCATTCGGGAAGAGACAAATCAACTCAATTCCGTTTTCTCTACAAAACTCTGTGGTTTGATAAGAGACGTGCGATGTGTGACCATCTACATATACAATTACCGGAAGGGTAATTTTCATCTTGAGAAGCCAagggtgaaaaatattcttcAGATAATAGTAAAACGTCTCCTGGTTCATCCATCCCGATTGGGTCTTTCCCACTGCCCAGCCAGAGGGAGCATGTCTGGCTATTTCAGCTGGCATTCGCTGTTTGTAGGGAAACAGAACAAGAGGAGTCGCCAAACTTCCAGCCGCGTTAGCCGCAAATAAAGTGGTATATGCTTCTTTCTCCGAATTTGCGCAGTTCGTGTGTACGTATTTGGCTCCggttttcgcaaaaacttcttCTCTGGTTGGAACCAGACGGATGGCTGATTCGTCCATATTGAACACACGGACGGGATCAGCAGCGACATGGTTAAGTTTGCTCGTGTCAAAGTATGATTGAATGTGATCAAACCACACTCGAATTTTCGTTTCCGTTACAGTTGCCCGTTGCTTCGACAGCGCACTAGGAATTCGACGAGATATGTTGGGATGCCGTCTGAGGAACAATTTAAGCCACTTTCTACCGGGAATTCCATCGTTGAACGGGCTTTTTCTGTCGGACAATTTGAACAAATATGCGACGGAAGTTTTTAGCCGTTGTCCATCAACCGGGAAGCCAACCTTCGCGCTATCAATGATCCAGCTTACAATAAAAGTCTCCTCTTCCTTTGTCAACACAGTCGGCCTTCCGGGATTTTTCGATGCACGCTTTGCCCTCAGCTTCATACGAACtgtactttctggaacattaCATTGAGCCGCTGCCCTACGGATTGGGTAACCGTTTCTGGCAAGATCGACAGCTTTCGCCACCTGCGTTGACGAATAAACCATGTACTTACGAGCCATTTCGAGTTGCTAGAAGTGCGCAAAAAATTAGAACACAATGTAAAATATGGTTCCCAACATTGCGCATCACTTTTTTCTAATTTAAATGCAAAATATAACCTGAAAAAACAATGTAATACAAATAATATTACCTTCCTTGCTATTACACCGCAGAAATTTTCATCACAACACAGTTTTATCacgaaaattattgatttttgacaGAGGCACTCTTTAGCGCTTGTACTAAGACAATGAAAAAGTTGACGTTTGTCTCTGTGACGATAgggttttttatttatttattatcatcaaagaGGTTTCCATAGTAAACAAATGCACGTCAAGTCCTTATTACacataaacaattgttttgctgcgtttcaaatgtttgaaaaatcaatattttattggattttttgaaaaaatcaggacattgcgcaaagttaggagctgcgcaaagttaggtgcgtacacggtaccattcctttgtcatttctgaacattattgtagtacatcatttttgtatccgaattacagataaattgtaaaaaaatatctcaaatacgacattcctcattcccctgcatttagagctgctgccaaatggcgcaattgctgacatgtttcaaaattgaacatagtagctttgctttttcaatgatggatgatgattgaagaaaatagctatcaaatgtcatcaacgcagtcgtgtttcaaacaacatttgcatttgatgccaagtaattaccaggcttgatagaaactcctctgcgaggcaaagaggaggcgattttgccgtttttctgaggagaataaaatgaactcaaaattttcaacacagatcctcaagcaattcgagtgcgagtgcaaaaaaatgtgaggattttttcaggtactctctctctttcgttgcgatgctcaccataactcacacttcaaaagaactcttgagtctgccgctcgaacagacagtcctcggggagttgtgagagctccctttttttatggaattttactctgttgtgttttgtgctgcatcttcctcactcatttttcgttgcctctctgcttagcattttttcgctccctcccAAAGAgacaaaggcagcacgctgctctagagtatgtcaccaaactctgatgatgttgaggagaattatcaagcctagtaattacatatgtgatatagccccgaggtcaagcttctcggCTACTGATCTTGAAGATCGGAGTTCAATTatgattctttcgaatctttttatttttttatgttgttgaTCATAAGTGGATGCGCGGCTCATGATTTTAGGAATGTGATTCATGATTTCGAGCGATCCGCAACAAAAACATAACGCATTTGTTGTGTTACGGCAATTTGACtcatcatggtgtatttttatggtgtattttcataagctgaGAACACTctgaaatcatgatatcatgagccatcattttgtttttggattatGACTTCTACCCGTGCAGAAATGttgatgaattttcaaatatttttcatgaaaaatttatacAGCAATCTTCAGTTGAAACATTCTATGAATTATACTTAAAGTAATTCCAAGAAGACCTTTGAGGCAATTACTGATGccactttgaagaaatttctagaaataaaAACTTAAAGGAACTTTCATatgattttttaggaatttcggtATCCTAAGAAAAAATCTAAGACAATGCAATGGTCATGTAGAATCATCTGAATGATTCCGGTTGTCTTAATGGCCAGTTCAAAATTGCCGATCGAGGGGAACAGTACGAATCGAATCtttagaatttttccaataagtaATTCACCAAGACGTTAAATGGACTCGTTATTAAAGACACGTTCAGGACCTCTCTTTGCTTACTGTTAAAGCCTCATAGGCAGTGCATAGGGGGAGGGGGTTGGTTTTGGGGGTTCACAAGCCACAAGGGTTCATATGCAGTGTATAAAGATCGTTTTGGTGCAAAAATTGAATGGAATTGTGAGGGCCTCTTCTCcccctgataaacaaaaaaaacctggctacgcccatgtccctcgCCCCCTCTATAGCCTATGTAGGTTGTAAACGTagttcataagcaaatattaacacgtcaaaatttgaaaaacagaaacaaaaaatatgacccgattttgtcaggttccccattttgtcagcctaaaattcatcgaggtcCCTACtgtatcgcattgacaaaaattcaaaaaaggaaaaactttcatattttttgctataTGCAAAATAACTTTCACCGGGATAATTTCGAGCGGATTACATttctcctcaagaaaagttctaaacaaacataacgcatgttcgtttggctcacactttgacagctctcgctgttCGATTggcccaatgagaatatatactaaggtgtggaagaagaagcaaaggctatgtattagtaacaagaaaaaacgtaaacaaaaatctaATACGTCACTATTTTACACtgcttcttatgggagctcgcttGCTTGTAGTTGTGATACATTtggcaccgtacacggatgtcactcACActaaatgtcagcttccgcgtatctctcttataaaggatcactactaACCATATTTCAGCTGGATAAACTATTGTTCAGCTAGTAATGTTACTTGTGAGTTCTTGTCCCGCCTTACCCTACTGTGAAAATGTccctaagggatggtacacaaattatgtcacgctaaatttcaccTTTATTAACCCACGGAATCAAGATCAATCATGCCCGGATCGCGTTGTGCGAGTGTGTAAAGACATACGTGATCAGTCGAGAAtgaattaccaactggtgagctcgtttcatgcttaagATAACAAATTTTTATCTAAACAACGttacgtttatgtaattttcgaACGTATATATATCGCAGGGAAATCGTTGAAGAATCACTGAATAAAATCCTCATGGAATATTTGAGgtaattcttcaaggaatagttaaccctctaatacccaaccccgcctttagacggggtacactttggaattttgtgtatttttccgTAGCTCGGATATCAAAGTGATATTATTTTTGGCAtgaaccttgactcataacacgcatataagaaaagttttttatggctttttaaacttttttgtgtttttgaaaaatgtttgaaaatttttattcttatATAACGTACAAATGCCTAGGgctcatttaacgtgtaatataaaaaatcgtaccttttatatttttctactatcaacctatcccagaagaagagcttggtggtattaaaataatttctaacctgtttttccgttaattacacggaaaataaaaatatttccagaaaaatatttaaaatttaatgtttttaaaagtaccgtaaaaacctGAATTTTTataattgccaaaaatcagtaactacaagaggcttcaagaaaaaatggaaaagaatagggatgttcaaaaataaatattataaaaatcaaaagccaaaatttatagatttgcgaataaaaattaatcattgcccaaaacgtgtttagaatgattttagataactaaaaatgatatttggatcgaaaataaaaatttgggtattagagggttaatgaaattcctgtgGTTATATTCAAGAAAGTTCCAAGTCGGATTGTTGAAagcatcaaaacaaaatttttagtgGCATTCCTTAAGATGTCCTTAAAGTCAATaaatgaagaattcctgaagaaaccttCGAAGTAAAATCTTAAGGGAACTGTGAgcaaattctgatgaaattccttgtgagttgtgataatcatgaaaaaaaaatacgtatAGTAATATAAGCAATCGTACTTCTCGTAATGTAacgaggaattcctaaaaaatgtCTTAGAAACATTTATAAAGAAATACCTTATCAGATTGTATGAGGAATCAAACTCCTGTATCCTGGTTCCTGTTTGATCTCTTTAGGTCCCTTTAtaactgcatttagttgttaCCAACCAGCCCTTTGATGGCTGTCAAATTAGGTACTTAAATCTAACCGTTCTGGATTTTCTGTTCCTTTTTCCAGATCCCCAATCGGCCAAAGGAACGCCTGCCCCCGGCGCCGCAGGTCAAGGCACTGGACCGTCTTCGGCGGCGGTGAAACGACTTAGCGACAAATCTCCCTCGACGAACACGAAACGGGCAAAAACGGGCGTCAACTCGTCGATGATTACATCGCCGAACTAGGTGGGTTCCGTTGCGATTCGGTTCATACGTCGATGGTTGTAAAATGTACAGGACTATAAGAAACAGGATCGGTGTGCGATCGGAAGCAAATCGTGTAAAAAGTAGCGTCGCAAATGTAGTTTTAATAATCGGATAAAGTGTTAGGGCAAACCATATT
It contains:
- the LOC110678065 gene encoding uncharacterized protein LOC110678065, producing MLPEVHNADPEAASNGTDNSSDPEDAQVALLSSLEDYLKVGQLKLFMEHQAAAVWPGPAEDTNLFYVWQQIKKNHVFRSSNETSSELVDAFQGFDEASLEDERTADNRSFAALLDSIVNEKSLDENSLELPLEPTISASSSKSSRPAEDMNSREDFLEKAFTIPTVSRKSPKRAKSNRPRPPAVATSEEFREWYKEMEQNKENEEQKRQEKKAARETKRKKKTSYVKQRPKTKTQKPRL